TTCAGGGGGAAAACTGGTGTCTATCTCcgtgctggagatagacaccagcccTCATGATTCTGTACAGATAAGTGGGTAGAGTAATAAATGGATAGATGGTTGATAGAAAttaagaattttatttatagtgcACTCTAAGTGTCTCAAAATGCTtcaaacaaaagctaaataagttgaaaatataaaaaaaacaaccagttaaatttaaaagattACATATCAATCATAAAACCAGGAAAAGCAGACTCCAGCTGTCAGCACCTTCCCATCCCCACTCTGAATCCAGGAAGGAGCTGTACAGTCAGACAGCAAGATTAATTTATAAACAGCTGAATTTACCTGAACCAACTCCTCACTGCAGCCGCTTGAGCGAAAATACTGCAAACCAAGAAAACCCCATAATAATTTAATACTACATAAATGTGCTTTGACCGTTGGAGATATGCACAAGCCCCCTGTGAACCTGGATAGATAAGAAGTTATAGATAATGGGTGGATGGAGAACTGTGCTTGGTACAGAGCACAGTGTATAGGAACACTGAGGGTAGGGGGAAAAATTCCTCTTTCCACAAGGTATGGATGTGCACTTTATGTGTGGTAGTTTGCGCCTGATTTTCAATTGTGCTAAATATAGGCACAAAAACTGTGCCCACAATCAGTTTCAGGTTTCATAAATCCCTTTGGATTCAAACTAATTCAATATTCTTATCCCGGTTGCTTAATACCTGGCTCCCCACGCCCCTCCCTAAGCCTCAGACAGAACAAGCTGCAGTATAACGTGCTGCATGGTTGCACATTAACCATCATTAAACGCACCATTGGGCTCCTCAAAGGCCGCTGCCGCTGCTTGGACAGGAGGGACGGCATCCTGTTGTACACCCCATGGAAGGCATGCCACAGTCTGCTAGCCTGTGACACATCTTCATGGTGTGCCTCTGCCAGATGTGGGTGTCTACAACCATGATCCAGATGCTAGAGCAGCACCTATGGTTGAGGTCAATGCATCGGTTGGATTGTGGCGATTGGACCTCACATAGATTTTGTAGAGCAAAACGGGTACAGACAGTTTATATTTAAGTAATTTTAAACAAGGGTTTGCCTATCTCACATGAGGTGTCTTGCTCTCTGTAATTCAGTGCAAATAACCCTTGGGGGGTTTGACTATGTCTGCCTGATTGAAACACAGCAGTGGTGAGCACCCAGCTGGACTGATGTCCTACTGTCTCCGAGGTCTGCTGTCTCTCTGGTCCAGACGGCTCGTTTCCCACGTTCAGCTGCTGTGGGAACACTGGGGGCAGGACTGAGGTCCTCGGATTCCACGTCACTTCTCCTGCGGTCCCCATTTTCCCCAAGTTGTTCAAATAGAGGTCCATTAAAATGACTGTTTGTCCAGTCTGTATAATGATGACATGTCACTCTATTTTCCATTGTGTGATTACAGCATAATCATAGTACTTTGTTTCATACATCGACGTGTTCGTACATAACAATCATGTCTGAATCAACCTCATGTGCTGGCAGAATGCCCGTGTTTCTCGCCTATCATACCAGCCACCCTCGCTCTGGCAACCTAGGGCCTCCACCTGTGGCTTACACCTCCGCCGATGCACAGCAGCTCTCTTCTCGACATCCAACTTGATGTTGTGCCTTTTTTCTGTCGGCCACGGATCCTCCTTCTGCTCTTGCTGCGTTTACAGCATTCACTACCTTCTGCCACTCCGTTGGTTGCATTTTCTTACCGATACCGGTGGAATGAATGGCAAATAAAGTTGTACGTCTTGCCTCCACCTCCGACACTAACACATCTGTTTCACATCCAGTGAGTCTTCTCTTCCTTGCTTTACTGACCGCCACCCATACCCACGATTATTTGGGCACCCCCTCCGTGTATTTATAGCactttgcatatttatttttaggcGAAGACAGGATGGTCCAGGCTGCATGTGATGAATTCGATAAttcaaaaattacaatatatgACTGAAAGGTGTGCAGTATTGTGTACGcacgtttttttcttctccctggCGCTAGCTTTTAGTATAAAATCTGCGCCCTCTTTTGTGCTTGAGGCGACAGGTATTTGAGGCGTTCTATCTAGACCACCCCTTATGGAGTAAATGAAGGCCTTGATTGGTTGCATCAGGAGAGGCCACATTCgatatttcaaatgtttgaaaataaCTTAGACTACAGGAGACATTGAGAATAGGATTTAGAGTTACATTTGAAGGAAGTCCAAATATATCCAATTCCTATTAATGCTGTGTATTGCAAAGCCCCAAACAATTAAAGGTATTTCCAAATAGCCCTAATTCATAGTACCCATCTATCCAATATTTACATCCACTTAGCCATACAGGGTTGTGGGGGCactggtgcctttctccagaGGGTGAGAGGCAGGACCCACCCTAGACTAATTTGCAGTATGCTTTGGATGTTTTTTGGTGAAACACAGTCCATTTGCCTTTGAGGCCACTTTAACAACACagacatagatttttttttttcttttaccaaagGAAATAAAGAATGAATGGGACCCAAAATCCACAGTTTCAGGTGACAGCCAGAAATAATCGAAGGCCTGGACTCACAcagcaaaaaaagcaaaaacactgCAAGAGACATCAGACAAAGCATCAGGATCCAAAAATGGTCAAACAGATGTGTTCTGGCTTTGCAGGACTAAAGCTGGAGGCCAGACAAACACATTCAACAAAAGAACATTGAGTAAACAAGAATTGGCAGAATAAACACTACGAGAGGAGCTGAAAAATGAGCAGCTGGTATTAAAACTTGGAAACCAGGACAACTGCATGTGATGATAGCTTAACCGAGGAAGGTCTACCTAAGGAAACAGGAAGCAAAGGAAAATATCAAACAAGGCGAAAGGTAAATTGGGTTCGAATGGTGTGGCGCTCTTTCAAGACCCATACTAACTAAACCCACTGACCTAGGAAAGTTTAACAAACAAAAGATATTTTGAAAGATGAACTATCTGACATAAAAGATTTTCTAattgaatattttaataaagataatTTAGCCTTTTGAATCTCTTTTTGCTCAGCCAATAGCATGACGAAAGGATAAAATGCTTCACAGCTCATAATAAACTGTCTCTGCCATTAAAGGCAATACGTATGAAAATCCCAATAGCTCAGAAAATGGTCATTACGATGCATTAGATGAAGTATTCTTATCATTGCTATAAGGTCAGTTATTCACAGGGTGGTAGTTTGCAAACGTGACATCCTACATGAGCAAAGAATATGAGTGCAGGAGTGAGTGTGTTCTGCTCTCATGTCAAGTCTGGTAtagcaccttgcaaaagtattcatgcctcATAAACGTTTGCACATTTCGTCATGATAAAGCCAGAAACTTCACTGTACTGGTAATGGgattctacactgcaaaaacagaccttaaaataagtaaaatgttcttaaaatttgggtttttgtccttgatttgagcaggtaaatgatattatctgcaaatggaatgagtattttgacccctaaaataagataattaaacatcctgcacttgaaataagatgatggagatgaatttttcctattttaagtgcaaaaatcttattccattggcaaattatcttatttacctcctcaaatcaaggacagatacactcattttaagaacattttacttatttttagttcagtttttgcagtgtacatgaCAGATCAAAATAacgtaattttttttgtaaactggAAATGAAAAGGGTGTGGTGTGCAGTCTTTAACTcgatacccctaaataacttgtaaaaataagtataaagcagggttaggttattaAACAACACGCTAAGCTTTGAGCGTCTGACAGAGCTCTGTTCACTCTGTTACCTGGAAAGGAGAGAGATCGGACTGGTTGGGCAAGAAGAGCAATAATTaaggaagcagccaagaggcccatccAACTCTGGAGGAGCGACAGAGATTCACATCGATGAAGATTCCATCGACGGGACAACTATTAGTCTTGGAGTCTGGAAATTTGCCCTTTATTCAAAGGGGCAAGAACAATGCCAGATTGCAGTTTGCTACAAGCCATACAGCAGCGTGATAAAGAAGGAGATCTGGTCAGATGATATCTAAACTGAACGTTTACAGCAGCAACAAAAGAATGGGCCAAAATGTCAGCGTCTATATCCGAAGCTGACGGCAACATGCCACAAAAGACTGTCAGCTTCAAATGTAGCAAAAGGTTCCTCAAAGTAGGACTTAATACGAACCCAGACATTTTAGATGTTAATTTGCATTAATGTTTAAGAACTATGAATAGgcttgtaacgtgacaaaatgtataaaagaaCCAGCAGGCATTAATTCTTTTGAAAGGCACTGTGAACAAATATCTAGCCTAATTTAAGTTAACACGAATGAAGTGTTCATGGACGGATATGTCGTTTGTTTTCTGACCCAATCGGCAAAGGGAAATTGACTATGTCAACATGTTTTCCTCCCGCTTTGCTGCTATTATCGAGGCTGTTTAGCTGGTCGATTATCTTAGGCAAACAATGAAAGGAAAGAGgttttttggatattttttaatCCTTGGGCTTTTAGCCACAGGCAGggtttatttaatcattttctccTTCATACCAGAGGAGTTCCTAGGCTTCGTTGGGAAGCTGCCAGTCCACTACGCTGTGAACACATCTGTCGTGGAGCACTTGTGGAGGATGGATGTTGGGCTGCTGCCGCGCTACAGGCAGCTGGAGACCAGCAGCAAGCAGCTCCTCGCCAGAGCCCACCGCACGACTAACAAGCTCTTCAGCCTCAGCAAGAGGTGCCGAAAGCCGCCGAGGATTATCCTGCCGAGGCCGAGGTAAGATGTGGGACGGGAGCGAGTGAGAGAGAGGAGTATGCGTGTTAACCCAAGCTGCTCCCCTGAACCTATAATTATGAGAATGATTTATGCACGAGGCGGagagagaaagcagcagagcaaGACAGTGCTTATTAGAAGGCACTTGAGGAAAAGTAGCCGGCGAGAGAGGTGAAAAGTGCTGACGGGAGCGAAGCTGCAGCCCCAGTCGGCAGGAGACTAAGGGGCTCATGTTTGGCAAAACACCGCCGATTTCTAACCATCTGTAGTTCTGCGCAGGATAACTCTAAATAAGGCATCTTAAGATTTCACGCCAAATATTTGATtcgtttttctgaaaacatatcGAAGTGTGTGTGCTGCTGCAGTGATAGATAAGTTAGTCTCATCTGTTCAGTCGTTTCAGCCGCACTCCCACCTGGATGCTCTCTTTCTCGCAGATTGATGGCTCTCTTATCAACACTCAATACCGAAAGCTATTTCTGGCAGGAAAATTAGCTACATAATACACAACCCATCAGTGTGCCTCTCCTATAATCCCCCTGCCTCTTCACTCCACACTCTGACAGCACCTTTGTATCAAGCTCCTTCTACTTGTAAAATTGGAATTGGTTTGGGCTATTTTTGTTATCTACGAtttacatttcctttttttttttttaaacccaaattattatttaggctgttgtaattgttttaagccaccctgtccccccccccccattttgaTGTGATATGCTGCTTTTTATTAATCCAGTGGGACGTAAATATGTaatctttacattttcaaaagttAAACATTCATTTTTAGAACTTTTTCCTTATTAGTCTTATTTTGGCTTGTGGCTCATAATACACTGTTactaaaagtattcacacacaCCCTCCAGATGATTGGATATAGGTGTTTTAAtcacttccatggccacaggtgtataaaatccaTCATCAAACATGAAAGAATGAGTTGCTTTCAGGAGCTCAGTGGATTCCAGTGTGGTACTGTGATAGGAATATCATATATGCAGTAAGTCCAAATTTCCTCAATGCGAAATATTCCACAATCAACTGTTAGTGGAATTATAATAAGGTGGACGTGATTATGAATGACAGCCACTCACAAAGTGAGCCACCAAAGAATCACAGTGGAAGTTGAGGCACAAAGTGTGCAGGGGTTGTCAACTTTCCCCAGAGTCCATGGCTACAGACATTTAAACGTTGTGTgatcagattagctcaagagcAGTTcatagagagcttcatggaatcgGTTTCTATGgccgagcagctgcatccaagccttaCATGATTGACTCCAGTGCGTGGGATGCATTATTCACCTGCTGGGTTTGACTCCGTTAGTTCCAGTCAAAGGAACCCGAAATGTTACAGCATGCCAAGACATTTTGGAAAATCTTGTGGATTCTTCAGTCCATATATGACTGTTCACCAGTGCACAAAGCGATGACCATAAAGGTATGGATTAATGAGGTTGGTTTGGAGGAACTTGTCTGGCCCCAGGTCTGACCTCAGCCCAATAGAACACCTTTGGGTTTAGTTAATGCAGCTAATGTGAGCTAGGAACTGACcttccaacatcagtgtctgatcTCACAAATGGGCTTCTGAAAGCATGGTCAAAAGTTCCCATAAAATCACACTAAATCCTCCAAGTTTCCACATGTGACGAAAATCTTGATGCGACTCGTCTGGTGCTCAGTTTATTTCAGAGTACAATTTCAGATTCTCTCACTGGCTTGGAACGCTCTTTACAGACAGGCAGAGATATCTCAGAGGATTTCTGCACCTGTAAATATGACCCTGGCAGGTCCCTGAGGTCCTGTGATCAGGTGAAGGTGCTCCCATACTAAGTTGGAAGGAAATGGCCTCAAGAGTCTGGAATTGTTTTCATTTAGACTTGAAATTagtagtttttgctttttattcatttttatttttcttaactgTATGAAATATTAtgcttatttaatgtttttttatatatagaaatgtggcatataaataaaatcttccttccttccttcctcccttccttcctcccttccttccatccttttGCCATGTCAAAAGTAAAGAAACTGCATAAGAGGAAGACACCAAGTATAAGACAGCCAAGCCCAGCCAAACGTGACCAAATATGATGACGTGTCATGTGAATTACAGAACTCCAGCAGATGAACATGGTGGCCACCTTTACGGAGATAGCTATGACTCCaccacacattttaattttaatggaaatgtattttattatttttttttatattgcatcTTGTAAAGTGAAGAGGAATACGCCTGAGAGCAGTAGCTATGAAATCTAACAGACTTGCACACTACCCAGGGATTTAATACCAAGCCCAGTCTACCAGTAATTGGCCACAGTGGATGGTTTGTGACAAAAAATCATAACATAGAAATTCTCTCAACATTTTGAGCCTTACTGTCATTTAGGCTCTAGTTCTGACCAGCAATACTACTCTGCTGCTCACCTGTCACTAGGATAGTTCATATCAGCAAATCATGTGGTGGTTGTGTTAAGCAAAGCAACAACGAATGGAATTTTACTCTTGATTTTTTACTTGCATTACGGTAATGAGGATGACAAAGTGGCATTCCAAGGACTCTGTCCATCATCTCCAACTGTCATTAAACATACACATTTGGagataatagttttatttaatttaaaaagggatCCATGTACATCAGCAGATGTTGTGTGCTGGCAGAGGACACATAGAAACCATGGGAAACCACCAATTTTCTTTTCTGAGACACTTTCTGAAACACTCACGGTGGTCTAGCTGCTGTCTCTGGTAGAACTCGCTGTTGCGGGATCTTTGTTGTGTCCTCGCCCCTCAGCCTTGAGCTGCTCTAGCTTTTAAAGCCAGGATTCCAGTAGCTTTAAAATCCTGGGACTGGATATGTTTCCAACAGAGAGTCTGTTTTTCGTGGGTGAAGAGATTACTGCCCTCTTCgcctgtttacttttaaaagttTCACAAATGTTTTCGGGTGCAGCGGTGTTGGAAAAGTAAGAGTGTTCCCGTCAttgtttttgtccagaaaacactttttttctgtttatttagcAATAGACAGTAAACTATCCATATGTGGTAGTGTTTTTTGTTCTAAAAGTCTAAATCTAAAGAAAATGGCTCCAAATGCTCATTTTAGGTCCCCAAAGTGTGTTTCAAACCCACCTGCCTTGAAAGATAATGGAGAGACCAATTGCTATTCATCTAGGTTTCATATTTTTGAagatttttcatatttattgctGTAATGTTTGACAATTCCCCATTAACGTTGAACTAAATGCCACTTCAAAAGAGAAAAACCCCTGGCTAATagagttttttattatcttcatGGGGCCAGTAGAGCAGTGTAGCGTCTCCAAACGCGATGCGCACTGAAACACTTGTCTCATCTCTCCCCCAGGCCCCTGCACTTCTGGCTGAACTATGCCCTCTCCATGTTGTACTGCAGCGAGAACAAGCAGGTCGGTGTTTACAGCGAGAAGAGTCGCAGCTGCTCCTGCCCCTATGACCACCCGCCGTGCCAGGGCCTCGTCCCCTGCTCCGTGGGGGACGGTCCCCGCTGTGCCTCCTGTTCCACGGAGAACCGGACTCGGTGCTCCAGCTGCAACCTGGGATTCACCCTGACCCAGGGGGCCTGCCGCCCCGCGGTGCCCGACCCCACCGACCCGTACCTCGGCATGGAGAGCGACAGGGATCTGCAGGATCTGGAGCTGCGCTTCTTGATCCAGCGGCGCGACCCGCGCCTCGCTCTGCACGGTGTGTTTGTGAGCAACGACGTGCGCATAAACACCTGGTTCGATCCCTCCTGGAGGAAGAGAATGCTGCTCACGCTTAAGAGTAACCGAGTCAAATCCAACCGGGTTCACATGCTCCTCGGACTCACCCTGCAGTTTTGCCTCACCAGAAACAGCACACTGGAGCCGACGCTGTCACTGTTCGTCAATCCTTTTGGGGGCAGCCATTCTGAGAGCTGGACCATGCCTATAGGTCAGCACGGATACCCAGACTGGGAGCGGACCAAGCTGGACATCCCGCTGGACTGCTACAACTGGACGCTGACTTTGGGAAACAGGTGGAAGAGCTTTTTTGAGACCGTTCATTTTTATCTGAGGAGTTTCAGCAGGGACTCTGGAGCAGGAAACAAGAACACGAGTCTATACAGCGATCCCCCGGAGGACTCAGAGCCGTCCAACAACATCGGCTACATGAAAGTGAACAGCATGCAGCTGTTTGGGTACAGCGTCCACTTCGACCACGAAGCCATCCAGGACCTGATCCTGCAGATAGACTACCCGTACACTCAGGGATCACAGGACTCTGCCCTGCTGCAGCTGGTGGAGCTGCGCTACAGGGTGAACCGCCTCTCTCCCCCGGGGACACCACACGTGGAtctgttcgcctgtctgctccGTCACAGACTCAAACTGACCAGCGCCGACGTGACGAGGATACTCACTGCCCTGCAAGCGTTCAGTGCCAAACATCCAAACTACACAGAGTACGAGGCCAATAAACTGTGCAGCTAATGGCCCACCACCccgtgttttttttactcttttcttGCCACAGACAGACTTGTATCCACGGGCAGCTGGATCATATTGTGTCATGTGTGTGGTATGTTGTTTACGGCCGTGCTGTACATACAcaatgtgaaaataaatttgatgttttttttaaatatattttcagtgCAGATTTGTTTATCTCAAAAAATATCAAGAAATAATGTACTTCACATACAATCCcattcaaaagtattcacaaatTTTACACCTTTTGTCTGGTTACCACAGCAAGCTTCTATATTTTTAGGGTTTAGTGGTAAAAGCAggatcatgaagaccaaggaagtAGGGCtgcaaaaaaatgcaataaagagGATTCCGTCATACTGTATTATTAAATTGTCACTCAAAACAGATGAAAGTGAATATgtcaaattcaattatattaaaaactaacaaataaatgaacaatttcACAATTAGCAGGATAATTTAGctctacacacaaacacacgcacacacatatatgcatatacatacacacatgcacgcacatttacctttaaaattaattaatttaaattatatatttattatgacttaaaaaatattatttaaggATTAAATGACAAACAAAAGTTATTTCCAACACACAAATTTACCTAAATGTTACAGTAGCTACAGACAGTTTCcacaaatatatttaattttgatcaaatattttcattaaatttccAGTCACTTTCTGTCTTAGATCACTGTGAATTTCAATCCCAGGTGACTAAACTGATTTATCGCATTGGTGAGTAGTGCAGAGAGCAGCGACTGTGGTTAAAGCAATCGTGGAATGTGTCTGGGGTTTAGATCGAGGCACAGCCATGTGTGCGGCGGTCCCGCataaagttcagacctaaatctattGCAAGACTGTCATTCAcaaattagcatatgaatgacGCCTTGTTCTTCTATCCAACTGTCTTTGCTCTCATGTTTCATAATGTCTTCATATTTATAAAGTTCCCAAAATAGCTCCTTTAATAGCAGAAACGAGCTTGACAGAAGAGTGTTCCATTCAGACTACGTTTGGAACTGCGGCCACTTTTAACACTCTT
This genomic window from Fundulus heteroclitus isolate FHET01 chromosome 6, MU-UCD_Fhet_4.1, whole genome shotgun sequence contains:
- the LOC105925191 gene encoding BMP/retinoic acid-inducible neural-specific protein 3 (The sequence of the model RefSeq protein was modified relative to this genomic sequence to represent the inferred CDS: added 236 bases not found in genome assembly); translation: MSRQRTSHKRLSLLWKGLVVLSLWLCCSWTSGAAGQGEGVPGSLEWLLSDKGPFHRSLEFQEALERYQQGFSTRYKIYREFGRWKVNSLAVEKRDGFGGSGGLALPLDPDLMHTIRQLGRRPTLQMITESLIKKYGTHLLLSATLGGEESLTIFVDKRKLSLESSAAGADGSSRNPNTTGAVTLEALHQLAASYFTDRESTLRRLHHLQIASTAIRVTETRTGPLGCSNYDNLDTVSSVLVHSPENKVQLQGLQVILPGYLQSRFIQAALNYIGCKSEGQFVCRKNDCWCECSVDFPQCNCPHSDLDTLENSLLHIREALRLANKEFEESEEFLGFVGKLPVHYAVNTSVVEHLWRMDVGLLPRYRQLETSSKQLLARAHRTTNKLFSLSKRCRKPPRIILPRPRPLHFWLNYALSMLYCSENKQVGVYSEKSRSCSCPYDHPPCQGLVPCSVGDGPRCASCSTENRTRCSSCNLGFTLTQGACRPAVPDPTDPYLGMESDRDLQDLELRFLIQRRDPRLALHGVFVSNDVRINTWFDPSWRKRMLLTLKSNRVKSNRVHMLLGLTLQFCLTRNSTLEPTLSLFVNPFGGSHSESWTMPIGQHGYPDWERTKLDIPLDCYNWTLTLGNRWKSFFETVHFYLRSFSRDSGAGNKNTSLYSDPPEDSEPSNNIGYMKVNSMQLFGYSVHFDHEAIQDLILQIDYPYTQGSQDSALLQLVELRYRVNRLSPPGTPHVDLFACLLRHRLKLTSADVTRILTALQAFSAKHPNYTEYEANKLCS